The Chitinophagales bacterium region TATATCGGATTTGCGGTGCTGCTAAAATTATTGTTCTTTCCCAACAACAAATAGCCTTCTCTGCTTAGATTTGTTCCCGATGCTCCGTTTATATCGTAGCTTACGCTAGGGTTGAGTTTTATACGCTGAAAGCCATTTGTATGAAAGGTAATAGGGAAATTAAAATCGTTACGAATCTCTAACGAGCCGGGTATGCTACCAAGTCCGGGAGCCCATCCGCAAAAACGTCCAGCAGTTCTTTGATGACCCAAAACGCCAGCAATATCTGCCTGACCAAAACCACATAAAGCGGTTATTGAAAAGCCCAAAAGTAAAATTGATTTTTTCATAGTTTATTGTTTTAAGAGTTTATAAATATATTGATTGTTTTGAGAAGCGATTTGAATAAAAAGTAACCCTGCGTTGTAACTGCTTACATCAAGTTGTAAATTGTTTGAAGTAATGCTCTGTTTAAAATAAAACTGTTGCCCAAGCGAATTAAAAACGGTTAGATTAAACGGAGTATTAAAACTGTTTTGAATGGTAACAAAATCAGTTGCAGGGTTCGGGTAAAAAGAATACTGGTTATTAAAGTTGTTTTCTTGAACACCTGTGTAGTTGTAATTATAAACGTAAGATGAATCCATACTTACGCAAACATCATCTAAATAATAGTAAGCATTGTCGGAGAAGTCGGAGAAAAACTTTACTGTATCGGTATTGGCATCATCATAAAAATTACCAATTATCAAATAATTGTATGAAGAATCGGCCACAAAAGAACCTGCTATTCTTGTCCAATTCAATGTATCGGTAATAACCAAATCGGTAAATACAGGAGGACTATTAGTAATGTTGCAGGGATAAATGCCCGTTGCGAACATAGCCCCAATTTTATTTGAAGCACAATTTGCTTGAATAAAGTTTGTAAGAGATAAAGCCACCTTGAATGAAATATAATATTTCGTTCCGATTGTCAAAGGGGTTGTAAGTAAACAGGCTGGAAATTCCCTTGCATTAAGAGAAGTATTTGAATATGCAGCAAAACCTACATAAGCACTACCATTGGTTGGCATTTGATAACCAGCCCAATTATTAGGAACTCCCATATCAAACTCGTTACAGGTACAATAAAAATCAGGACTGCCACAAAAAGAAATCCATCCGGTAGCCTTATTTATATCTCCTGCTGCATACGGACAGCTTACCGTATCTTCAAAGGAGGGATTCGGCACGAGGTTTTGTGCCATGCAAAAGCTACAACAGCAAGAGAAGAAAAAAAGTAGAGCGTGTTGCATACGCCAAAGAGTTTTTACATGAGATAAAAGAACAATTTCATTTTTTTTAAGTACAATGAATGTTAGATAAAGATAAGATTTGAAATGATAGCTGTTTCGGTAGTGCCTAAAACCATAACAAAGCCATTTTTGGTTCACCAAAATATAACATACGGCTCAAGAGCAATAAAAAGAGAATGAGCTTTATTTTTTTACTTAGTGAGTTTGAAATTTCCCCTTTCACACACAAAAAAAACGCGCATTTGTGGCGTTGGGTTTTCATTTTTACGCCTCTGTTTTTACTACCCGTGTACTGCCATAGTTAATCTTAAACATGAATGTCCCAACAGGCAAATTCGCTAAATCCAAAAATAATCTACTACTTGATTTTTTGCAAAATTTGAGGGCGGACAAGTCTGGTGTATAATTTGATTTTTGTATGAAGAAGTAAAACTCTTTTGGGTGTAGGCTTTGTTATATTTAACTAAAAATAATGCTTTTGGCATTTCTTCCAGGCTTTTCGCTTTCTTATATTTTATCTTTTTAGTAGCCATAGGCTATTTACTTGTCAGGACGCAGGCGCAGCCCACAGAAAAGGCGAGGCGTTTTTTACACTTGCTATTGGCTTTATTACTCGTTTCCGGTATAGCGCCAGCGCTCTTGTGCTTTTAAATCGTGTGTGCCGATTTTTTTCCTGTGCTTTGATGTGGCAGGCGGGGCAAAAAGTACATCAAAGTTTTTATCGTTTTGTATAACAGAAATTGCCTTTTGTAATGGATTATTTAAGGCGTTTGTTATTTGCCAAAATGTATTGGCATCGAACAAATTTCTACCCAAATTTGCTTTTACTACAATAGATAAAAGTTTAGCCGAGCGTTTTAAATCGTGCTCTTTTGAGGTGCGGTATTCTTTTTCGCCCAGTTTAAGTGTGGTAAAAGATTTTATGGTAGTGTCTTCTTTTGGAGCAGTTACGTCATTTAAAAACGATGAGTCTTTTTCTGCCATAGCAAAAAGCCCTTGCAATAGCGAGTCGGGTAGTGTGTAGTTGTTTACAAAATGCTCGCTGCTTGGGAACTGCTTTTTTAATGAATCTCTATGCTTATCTAAATACTCCATGCAGTATTGGTAAATGAGCCCCCTGCGTACTAATGAGTTGTAGTAACGCGAACCATTAGAAGTGTCTATTGGCACAAAGTAATCCGGCATTACGGCTCCTCCGCCATAAACTGTTCTGCCTGCAAAAATGGTTTTGTATTTCAGAGAATCCGGTTGTTTGAAAGTGTCGGCACCGAAGAGTTCGCCACTGTTGTATCTGCGCATATATTCATCGTTGTAGTCTTTTTTTCCTTTTTCGTAAGGGCGCTGGATGCAACGGTTACTTGGAATGTAATAATGTGCGGTGGTGAGTTTTATTTGTGAACCATCGGGTAGTGAAAATGGTTTTTGTACCAAGCCTTTGCCCCATGTTCGCCTGCCTACCAATAAACCGCGGTCGTTGTCTTGAATACAGCCCGAAAGAATTTCGCTGGCAGAAGCTGAACTTTCATTGATGAGTACTACTACTTTCCCTGTTTTAAAAGTGCCATTGCCATTTGCTTTGCTTTCGCTTTTAGCACTATGGATTCCTTGAGTGTACACAATCATTTGGTCTTTTTCTAAAAATTGATTGCATAAGTCTATGGCAGTGTAGAGGTATCCTCCGGTATTGTCTTGCAAATCTACGATGATGTTTTTCATTCCTTGTGCGCGCATTTGAGCTACTGCTTGCAAAAACTCTTGTGAGGTGGTTGCTGCAAAGCGTGAAATTTTTATATAGCCAACTTCCGGGGCAACCATGTAATGTGCTTCTACGCTGTGGATAGGAATTTTATCGCGCTGAATAATAAATTCAATAGGCTGCTCATATCCTTTGCGTACTATGCCTACTCTTACTTTGCTGCCTTTGGTACCGCGTAAGTGCTTTACTACCCAATTATTGTCTAACCCTTTAAATGTGGCAGTAGTATCATCTACTTTCACAATTCTATCGCCAACGCGCACACCTACTTTTTCTGCCGGGCAGCCGCTGATTACTTCTTGCACGGTAATGGTATCTTTTAGTATTTGGAAAGAAATTCCAATACCTTCAAAATTGGCTTGCAGTGGTTCTTCGCTTCGTTTTACATCTTCTGCTTTTACATAGGAACTGTGCGGATCGAGGTCTTCTAAAACTTTAATGATAGCATCGTCCACTAGTCTTTTTTCATCTACGGTATCGGTGTAGTAAGTTTTTACGATATTGAGAATATCTTTAAACTTTTGTCCTTGGTCGTAACCTGGAATTTGTGCATTTAATGAAATGGTAACGAAGAGTAGTAATAGGACAGCAACTGAGTTGAACTTCATAATAATTTTAACCTGATTATAGTTTGATACAAAAGGGTGTGTGATTTATTTTTTCTCTGCCTCAAGTACTTTTTTCAGTTCTTCGGCTCCTAAGGTTGGCAGGCGTTCTTCTTTAGCTCTTAGTATGGCATAGTCGCAAGCTTTTATGGCTTCTTTTATATTACCATTTTTATAGAGCAGATAGGCATACGTAATATTGTTGGTGGAGGTGTTTTTTAAATTAACGGCTTCTAATGCCCATTTTTCTGCCTTTTTTAAGAGTGCTTTGTCGTTTACATTCAGGTAGTAGTTCCACGCAATATCGTTGAGCACAAATGGGTCTTTGCTATTTAACTTTTTTAAGTAGCCGGTAGCATATTTGTCGTAGCTCACCCAATCGTTGTTGCGTGCGGCATATTCCATGCTCAGTTTGTTTATTTGCTCGTTGGCATCTGCTGCGCCAAATGCTTGTAATGTTTTTATGCCAGTATCGAAAATAGATTTATCGTTTTTGCTAATAGCATCTTTCATGCTTCTTTCTGCTAGTTGGTTTAGTTTTCCGGCAACTACTTTTTCGCCTATTACTTGCGAATAGTAGTTTTTGTTTTTAAGAAGGTATGGCATGCCCGGTGAACGAACATGGGTGGTGTAGGTAAATATTTCTTTAGTTATTTTTTCGTTTTGAAGGTCTTGTACGGTAAGTACTTTTAGCCATTCTTCCAGTTCCTTGTCTATGTTTACGCCTTCATTAAAAAGTGCTTCTACATATTTTTGCATAAATTCTGCGGAGCGTTCTCCGGTATTGTATTTTGTGCGTAGTTCATTTAGCATGCCGGGTGTTTGGTTGTTGGCTTGCTTGCCCGATGCAATAAGTGTGGTGGGGTCTGCCAGGCCTACCAATCGGTTTACTACTTTTCTATTGCCATCTATCCAAAGCATGGTAGGGTAGGCGCGTACTCCAAATTCGGCTGCTATGGATGGACCTTCGCCTTTTTCCATATCGAATTTTGAGTTTATGAATTTAAGATTGAAATAATTGCCTACTTCTTCTTTAGGAAATACATCGGCAGCTAATCTTTTGCAGGGGCCGCACCATGTGGTGTAGCAATCCATGAAGATGATTTTGTTTTCTTTTCTGGCTTGCTCCAATAGTTGGTCGAATGTTTTTCCTTCTTCAAAAACGATGCCTTGTGCCTGTGTTTGAAGTGCAAAAAGCGGCAGGAGTAGCAAAATTAGTGCGTAGTTTTTCATAAAGAATGATTAGCTGTTTTTCCAAATATTGGCGAGTTCCAAATTTATCTTTTTGCCGTAAAAAATTTGGGTTGTTTGTTCAAAACTTTCTGTGTAGTCGCTTACATAAAATTCGTGTTCACCGCCATTTTTGTCGTTGAGTAAATAGAGCCTTTCTAACTCAAGTTGTACCTCGCGGGCAACAAAGGTGGTATTGTCGAATATCTTTACGCTTGGAGGTAGCAGTGTTGCAATTTTGTCTTTTATGAGCGGGTAGTGGGTGCAGGCTAAAATTAAGGCGTCAATTCCGTGGAACTCATCTCGCTCAAGGTAGTATTTTAGTACGCCATCTATTGTTTGGTTCGATGCAAAGCCTGCTTCGATCATGGGTGCAAGCAAAGGTGTTGCCAGCGAAACGGTTTGCAAGTTTGGTTTTTCTTGTTTAAAAAGTAGCTCGTAGATGCCGGATTGCACGGTTGCTTGTGTGCCAATAATGCCAATTTTTTGAATACTATCGTCTTGTATTACCGCGCGCACTACGGGGCGAATTACTCCAAAAATATGAATATCGTCTTTGTATAGCTCGCGTAAAAATGGGTAAGAAACGGATGTGGCAGAATTGCAGGCAACTACAATTGCCTTGCATCCTTTTTCAATTAAAAAATCGGATATAATATAAGAGTATTGCTTTATGGCGCGTGCAGATTTGTCGCCATACGGCAGGTGGGCTGTATCGCCAAAGTAAATTAGTTTTTCGTTTGGCAATAGCTTAGAAATGGCATTGGCGACCGTTAAGCCGCCAATGCCACTATCAAAAACCCCAATTGGTTGATGTTTATTAAGTTTCAATTGTTATTATTTTGTGCCTGTAGGTTTTGCCGATGCAGGTGTGGTTGTTTTAGGTGCTGCTGGTGTTGCCGGTGTGGAAGCTGCAATTTTTTTCTTTACAGATTCTGTAACATCAAATTCTCCTTTTGGAAAGTATGGAACACCTCCGGCAGCAATATCTAAAATATAGGTGTAGCCGCCTTCTTTAGCTGCTTCTTCTAGTAGTTTCATGTATTTATCGTTAATGGGTTTCATTAACTCTAATTGATATTTTTCGAGTTCGCCTTGTACTTTTTCTTCGAAGGCTTGGATACGTCTTTGGAGGTCTTGCAGTTCTTGTATTTTGGCTTCCAAGATTGCTTCCATCATATTTTTACCATTGTCTTGTACGTCTTTGCTTTTGGCTTCATACTCTTTATACATGGTTTCGAGTACTTTGGTGTACTCGCCTTTTTTCTTTTCTAAGGCTTCTTGCATTTGTTTAAACTCCGGCATGGCGTGTAGCACTTCAGCCGAGTTTAGGTGTCCGATTTTTTGAGTTTGAGCAGATGCGCTGGAGATTGCCAATGCGCTGAAAATGATTACTAACAGTTTTTTCATTTTATGTTTTTAAATTAAAAAAGGTGTGCGAAAATAGAAACTTCGGTTAAATAACATATTTACTTGCTGCCACCTGTGGTGGGGGTAGCTGTAGCTGTTTTAGAAATGCCTAAAGCAGAAAGTATGTCTTCGCTTTTATTTAGCCTTTCGTTATAGTAGAGTAGCGAAGGTCCGCTGGATTTGTCTAAAATTAAATCGTAGCTTTTGGCTTCGGCATATTTTTTTAACTCGTTATATACTTTGTCTTGTATTGGTTTTACCAGTTCTTGGCGCTTTTTAAACAGTTCGCCATTGGGGCCGAATTTCGATTTTTGAAATTCTTTCACATCTTTTTCGCGTGCTTCAATTTCTTTAATGCGTTGTTGTTTCATCTGGTCTGTAAGCAATACTTGCTCCGATTGAAATTTTCGATAGGCGTTATCTACTTCTTTCATTTGTGTTTCTACATCTTTTTGCCAGCCTTCGGCAATTTTATCTAATTGGGCTTGGGCATCTTGGTATTGCTGCATTTTTGAGAGTATGTATTCTACATCTACAATACAGTACTTTTGTGCATTTACAGTTAAAGCTGTTGCGGCTGTAAATAGTAAAATGAGTATTTTTTTCATGGTGAACTAATTTGCGAAATTGGAAACGAAGATGTGTGCAAAAGATTATTGTACCTAATTTTCTTAACAGAACTTATCAAATTCGTGAGGTTGAAAATTGTTTAGCTTTCTAAATCGGGTTCTAAACCAAGTAGTTGTTGGAATCTTTTCATGTATTTGTTTTTCTCTAAGAGGCGTTTTACTTTTTCTTCATCGGTATAATAGATTTTAGTAGCGGAGGTATTGTTTATTTTATCTACGGTAACTACTACTTGTAATGTTACGCCTGTGTGTAGTTTAAAGTATTTTTCGAGTGCTATAATTTCTTCGCTTATTTTATCGTATTGGGTTTGAGCTTGCACACGTACTTCTACTTTTGATTCGTGTAAAATCAATGTGGGCAAATAAGTAGAAAAGAGTGCTTTTGCTCCGCGTTTTACTTCGGGCAGTTGCTCGCTGAATTTTTTCCAAATAAGCAGGGTGTTTTCTTGATTTAGTTCAAGAATCTCTATGTTTTTGGGATTGAAAATTTCTTGCTGCTCTGTATTTTGTTGAATGGCATCAACCTTTTTTTCTTCACTATTGTACGCATTTAAAACCTTGGCAGTTCTGCGAATAAGTGGTGGTTGAGAGGCAGGAGGAGTATGTTGCTCTATGGGTGGTGAACCAATGGCGGTAGATGTTGCCGCAGGTTTGGTTGGTACTATAGGTGCAGCAGTATGTTGCTGAATGAGATTGGCTAACTCTTCGGCTTCGTTTTCTTCTGCTGTGTTCAGTTCATTAGTTTTTTTTTTGTCGGCTACGAGGCCAACTTCACTTAAACGATTTACAAAACACATCTTTACCAATGCAAGCTCAACCGTGAGTCGTTTATTCTTGCTTTGCTTGTAGCGCACATCGCATTCATTGCCTAATGCCAAACAGTTAATTAGAAAGTTTCCTGAGGCAATGGCGGCTTGCTGCACATATCTTTCTTTTAGGCCGGAGCTTAATTCTAATACTTTTGCAGTGGCTTCACTTTTGCAGAAAAGCAGGCTTCTGAAATGTTCGCACAAACCAATAATAAAGTCATCGCCTTCAAAACCTTTTTGTATGATTTGCTGAAACAGTAGCAATAAGTCCGAAACATTTTCAGCTAGCAATGCTTCGGTTATCTTAAAGTAGTAGTCGTAATCGAGCACATTTAAGTTTTCCAATACTTCGGCATATACCAATTTGCCTCCACCAAAACTTACTAACCTATCGAGCATACTAAGCGAATCGCGCATGCCGCCATCGGCTTTTTGCGCAATTACATGCAGTGTATCTTCATCGAAAGGAATACTTTCTTTAGTGCAAATGTCGCGCAGGTGGTTTACAATTGTTTCAACCGGAATTCTTCTAAAATCGAATACTTGGCAACGCGAAAGAATGGTGGGTAGTATTTTGTGTTTTTCGGTAGTGGCAAGAATAAACTTACAATATGCCGGAGGTTCCTCTAAAGTTTTAAGAAAAGCATTGAATGCCGCTTGCGACAGCATGTGTACCTCATCTATAATGTAAATTTTAAACTTACCGCTTTGCGGAGGAAAACGCACTTGGTTTACCAGTTCGCGAATATCGTCTACCGAATTGTTGGAGGCTGCATCTAATTCATAAATATTGAATGAACTATTTTGTGCAAATGAGCTACAAGATTTACAAGTGCCGCAAGCTTCAAAATTAGCGGTGGGGGTCTCGCAATTAATAGTTTTTGCTAGAATACGAGCAGCAGTGGTTTTGCCCACACCACGTGGTCCGCAAAATAAAAAGGCGTGTGCTAGTTTGCCACTTTTAATGGCATTGCGCAATGTGTTGCTCACATGCTCTTGCCCTACCATGTCTAAAAACAACTGTGGGCGATATTTTCTTGCACTAACTAAAAAATCTGACATTGTACGCACAAACGTAAACGATTTTTTTTCTTATCAAAACCTTTATAGTGCGTAATAAACAGAACGTTCATAAGTTGAAAACATCTTGGAGTAACACTGCTCGGTTTTCTATTTTCGAGCTATGATTCAGTATCAGCAGTTGCTACAGCATATTCTAGATTCAGGTACATTTAAAAGCGACCGCACCGGTACGGGAACGTATAGTGTGTTTGGCTATCAAATGCGGTTCAATCTTCAAGATGGATTTCCATTGGTTACTACCAAAAAACTGCATTTAAAATCTATTATACATGAGTTGCTTTGGTTCTTGAAAGGAGAAAGCAATATTCGCTATTTGTGTAAAAATGGCGTGCGCATTTGGGACGATTGGCCTTATGCCAAATACAAAGCAAGTACAGAGTTTGGCGGTGAAGACATGAAAGCATTTGCCGCAAGAATAGCTTCGGATGAAGCCTTTGCCGAATGCTGGGGCAACTTGGGTCCTGTGTATGGTGTGCAGTGGCGCAGTTGGCAAGGTGCACAAGGCGAAACTATAGACCAAATCTCGGAATTGATACAGCAGTTAAAAAGCAATCCCGATTCGAGACGCTTAATAGTAAGTGCATGGAATGTGCCGTATATTAACCAAATGGCATTGCCGCCTTGCCATACTATGTTTCAGTTTTATACAGCAATAGATGAGGCAAGCGGTAAGCGAAAACTAAGTTGCCAGCTATACCAGCGCAGTGCCGATGTGTTTTTAGGTGTGCCGTTCAATATAGCATCGTATGCTCTTTTTACCATGATGGTGGCTCAAGTTTGCGATATGGTTCCGGGCGATTTTGTGCATACTTTGGGCGATGCACATTTGTATGCCAACCATATTGAGCAGTCGCGCACGCAATTAAAGCGTGAGCCATTTGCGCTGCCAACTATGCGTATAAATAGTGCTGTAAAAGATATTTTTGAATTTGCTTTTGAAGATTTTACGCTCGAAAACTATCAGGCACACCCTCACATTGCTGCAGAAGTTGCTGTGTAGTTTGCTCGCTGCGCAAAATTGCAAGGCGCATTTTGTGATTGAAAAAAATATGTACGTTTACCATTTAAAATACTAGATATAGGATATGGCAGAGGCTATTCGCTTAGGAAGGATGACAGACACAATGGAAGAAGGATTTATGGCTGACATAACCATAAAAGTGGGTGATGTGATAAAAGTTGGCGATGCAATTGCAGAGGTAGAAACAGACAAAGCAACATTGCCCTTAGAGTCGTATTTTGCAGGAAAAGTATTGCATGTACAAGCTAAGAAAGGCGATTCGCTAAAAATAGGAGATTTAATTGCCATAGTTGGAAAGGAAGGTGAAAACTTCGATAGTTTACTAACTGCATCGGCAACACCAGCACAGGAATCTACTGCGGTGCAAACGCCATCGCAAGCAAATACTCCGGTAGTAGAAATACCGGCAGCTCCGGCAGTGGTAAATGAGCCATCTTTGCAAGAAGGCAGGGTAAAAGCAAGCCCACTAGCTAAGAAATTGGCTGAAGATAAAGGCATTGATATTCGAAGCGTAAAAGGTTCTGGCGAAGATGGCAGAATAGTAAAACGCGATTTAGAAAACTATACTCAGGTGCAGCCGACAAGGCAATTTGTTGGAAAAGAATCATTTAAGGAGGTTCGAGTGTCGCAAATGCGAAAAGCAATTGCAAGGCGCTTGAGCGATAGCTTTTTTACTGCTCCTCATTTTTATCTTACTGCAGATATTCACATGGATAAAGCGGTAGTTTTTCGTACGGAGTTAAATGAAATTAAAGGACAAAAAGTTAGTTTCAACGATTTGGTTGTAAAAGCCGTTGCCTTGGCATTGCGTGAACATCCGGCCATAAATGCCAGTTGGTTGGGCGAAACTATCAGGTATAATGAACATATACACATTGGTATTGCCGTGGCAGTAGAGGAAGGCTTGGTGGTGCCCGTAGTGCGTTTTGCCGATGGTAAGGATTTGAGCAGCATTGCCACAGAATCTAAGACCTTAGCACAAAAGGCTACATCTAAGAAATTATTGCCGGAAGATATGCAGGGTAACACCTTTACGGTTTCTAACCTCGGCATGTTTGGTATAGAGGAGTTTACGGCAATCATAAATACTCCCGATGCTTGTATTTTATCTGTAGGAGCATTGCGCGATGAGGTAGCCGTTGTAAACGGACAAATACAAGCGGTTAAGCGTATGAAAATTACATTAGGTTGCGATCACCGCGTGGTGGATGGTGCAACCGGAGCTAAATTTTTGCAGGCTGTACGCAAAAATTTAGAAGAGCCATTGCGGTTAGTACTGTAGGGAAGCATTATCTTTTTTAATTGAAGGTGTTGGCTGCTCCAACATAAATGCGCTTATTCGTTTTAGTATAAAACGAAACATGGCAACTCATCAACTTTCGAAACAAATAGGGTTATTTACAGGCATTGCTTTTGTAGTAGGCGGAGTAATTGGCATGGGCGCATTTGTGCTTATTCCATTAATTTGTGCCAAAGCCTATGGTGCAGCTTGGTTAAGCATCACTATTGCAGTGGTAATAAATTTACTCAGTGTTTTTCCGCTTATTCAGCTTTCGGCTGCGTACCCGGTGGCTGGTGGTGGTTACGAGTACGGAAAACTATTTTTTGGTAGAACAACAGGTATTGTATTCAGCGCTTGGGCACTGATGGGCGGAGCAGCCTCGGTAGCATTAGTGGCTTATGGTTTGGTAGAGAGCTTCCAAACGGTGATGCACATTCCACTTTCAAACCATTTGCTTTCTATTTTATTGATACTGCTATTTTGGGGTGTTTTTTTAACGGGTGTAAAAACATTGGCAGCATTGCAGATTGCCATGGTGGTGCAAATGTTGCTTGCAATTTTACTTTATACATTACCAACATTATTAGAGCACTACAATCAAGTACAGTTTTCATTACCCACAGAGGGGGGAAGTTTTTTTATGGCAATTGTTTTCTCCTTTAATATCTGTTTAGGTTTTCAGATTATTATGGAGTTGGGAGAAGAAATGGAAGACCCTAAACGGAATATTCCACTTTCGTTGTTGATTGGAGGTGGCATAGTTTGGCTGGTATATATTTTAATTACGGCTGCATACATTGGTGCTGTGGGTGTAGAAAATTTATCGTTGAAACCGGAAATGGTTTCAACTGTCGATGCCATTCTTCCAGCATGGGCAATTTATTTTGTACGACTTGGCATTATTAGTGCAGGCGTAACTTGTTTTGTGGGAGCAGGACTGGCCATTCCCCGCGAAGTGTTTGTGCTTTCGCGCGATAGAGTGTTGCCTTCTAAATTTTCGGAGGTAAGTAAAAATGGAACGCCTAAACATGCCGTAAATTTTTTCTTTTCGCTGGTGTGTGTGTTATTGTTGGTAGGAGAGGTGTTTGAACAAACGGGCATACTCGTCTATTTTTTCGGGAAAGATACTATTGAGTTTTACGGATTCCTTACCATCATTGGTATTATGGCACTGGGCGGAGGTGTGTCATTAGTAGCATTGCGATTGCAAACCCAAATGCCGGATGCATTAGAAAAGGCATACATAAAGTTTCATCCCTTATTGCTGAAATTTTTAGTGGCGATTTCTATATTGGCTTCATTGTTTTTAATAGCATTGGTAAGCACTAAATGGCTGGTGCCTGCTTGTTTTGCAGGTGTTACAATTTTAGCAATGATTATGGCAAAAGTATTAGAAAAAGACCCTAATTTGTAAGCCCGTTTTTTGATAGTTATTTTACAATAAACAAGGAGAAAAGATGTTTAAAAAAATTCCACAACAAGGATTAAGCAAACAAGAAATATTCAACCAATTAGAAGACTTTAAAAAGCAAGATGCCGATTGGAAGCGCGGGCGCGTTTTTAGCTTGGTATTTTACCCCGGAGAAGAGGCTGCTGCAGTAATGCAAGATGCTTACCGCATGTTTGGTTTAGAAAACGGACTAAACCCAACCGTGTTTAAAAGCTTAAAGCGTATGGAGGGCGATGTGATTTCTTTTACAGGCAGTTTGCTACACGCTCCGGAAACTGCTGTTGGAAGCATGACTTCGGGAGGAACTGAAAGCATAATATGTGCTGTAAAAGCTGCCAAAAAGTTTGCACATAGTAAAAATAAAAACTTAGTACGCGGCAATATTGTAATGCCGGAAAGTGCCCATCCTGCATTTAATAAAGCTGCCGATTACTTTGATTTAGAAATGCGCACCGTGCATTGCTTAGGCGATGGACTTGAACCGGATATGGTGCAATACCAATCACTTATAGATGCCAATACCATTATGATTGTTGGCTCTTCTCCGGCTTATCCGCACGGGCATATTGATCCGCTGCATGAGTTGAATAAAATTGCAATAGAAAAAGATTTGTGGTTTCATGT contains the following coding sequences:
- a CDS encoding DNA polymerase III subunit gamma/tau produces the protein MSDFLVSARKYRPQLFLDMVGQEHVSNTLRNAIKSGKLAHAFLFCGPRGVGKTTAARILAKTINCETPTANFEACGTCKSCSSFAQNSSFNIYELDAASNNSVDDIRELVNQVRFPPQSGKFKIYIIDEVHMLSQAAFNAFLKTLEEPPAYCKFILATTEKHKILPTILSRCQVFDFRRIPVETIVNHLRDICTKESIPFDEDTLHVIAQKADGGMRDSLSMLDRLVSFGGGKLVYAEVLENLNVLDYDYYFKITEALLAENVSDLLLLFQQIIQKGFEGDDFIIGLCEHFRSLLFCKSEATAKVLELSSGLKERYVQQAAIASGNFLINCLALGNECDVRYKQSKNKRLTVELALVKMCFVNRLSEVGLVADKKKTNELNTAEENEAEELANLIQQHTAAPIVPTKPAATSTAIGSPPIEQHTPPASQPPLIRRTAKVLNAYNSEEKKVDAIQQNTEQQEIFNPKNIEILELNQENTLLIWKKFSEQLPEVKRGAKALFSTYLPTLILHESKVEVRVQAQTQYDKISEEIIALEKYFKLHTGVTLQVVVTVDKINNTSATKIYYTDEEKVKRLLEKNKYMKRFQQLLGLEPDLES
- the thyA gene encoding thymidylate synthase; the encoded protein is MIQYQQLLQHILDSGTFKSDRTGTGTYSVFGYQMRFNLQDGFPLVTTKKLHLKSIIHELLWFLKGESNIRYLCKNGVRIWDDWPYAKYKASTEFGGEDMKAFAARIASDEAFAECWGNLGPVYGVQWRSWQGAQGETIDQISELIQQLKSNPDSRRLIVSAWNVPYINQMALPPCHTMFQFYTAIDEASGKRKLSCQLYQRSADVFLGVPFNIASYALFTMMVAQVCDMVPGDFVHTLGDAHLYANHIEQSRTQLKREPFALPTMRINSAVKDIFEFAFEDFTLENYQAHPHIAAEVAV
- a CDS encoding 2-oxo acid dehydrogenase subunit E2, whose translation is MAEAIRLGRMTDTMEEGFMADITIKVGDVIKVGDAIAEVETDKATLPLESYFAGKVLHVQAKKGDSLKIGDLIAIVGKEGENFDSLLTASATPAQESTAVQTPSQANTPVVEIPAAPAVVNEPSLQEGRVKASPLAKKLAEDKGIDIRSVKGSGEDGRIVKRDLENYTQVQPTRQFVGKESFKEVRVSQMRKAIARRLSDSFFTAPHFYLTADIHMDKAVVFRTELNEIKGQKVSFNDLVVKAVALALREHPAINASWLGETIRYNEHIHIGIAVAVEEGLVVPVVRFADGKDLSSIATESKTLAQKATSKKLLPEDMQGNTFTVSNLGMFGIEEFTAIINTPDACILSVGALRDEVAVVNGQIQAVKRMKITLGCDHRVVDGATGAKFLQAVRKNLEEPLRLVL
- a CDS encoding APC family permease, with the protein product MATHQLSKQIGLFTGIAFVVGGVIGMGAFVLIPLICAKAYGAAWLSITIAVVINLLSVFPLIQLSAAYPVAGGGYEYGKLFFGRTTGIVFSAWALMGGAASVALVAYGLVESFQTVMHIPLSNHLLSILLILLFWGVFLTGVKTLAALQIAMVVQMLLAILLYTLPTLLEHYNQVQFSLPTEGGSFFMAIVFSFNICLGFQIIMELGEEMEDPKRNIPLSLLIGGGIVWLVYILITAAYIGAVGVENLSLKPEMVSTVDAILPAWAIYFVRLGIISAGVTCFVGAGLAIPREVFVLSRDRVLPSKFSEVSKNGTPKHAVNFFFSLVCVLLLVGEVFEQTGILVYFFGKDTIEFYGFLTIIGIMALGGGVSLVALRLQTQMPDALEKAYIKFHPLLLKFLVAISILASLFLIALVSTKWLVPACFAGVTILAMIMAKVLEKDPNL